The genomic stretch GGCATCGAGTTCCTGCGAGTCTGGGTCGAGGCCGCCTATGGTATCCCCCGCGAGCAGGTCGTGGGCAGCAGCATCAAGACCGAGTTCGTGATGACGGAGAAGGGCCCGGAGCTGCGGCGTCTCCCGGAGGTCGACTTCTTCGACGACCGGGAGGGCAAGCCCGTCGCGATCAACAGGTTCATCGGTCGGCGGCCACTCGCTGCCTTCGGCAACTCAGATGGAGACCTGGCGATGTTGCAGTGGACTGCCGCCGGAGAGGGACGCCGTCTTCCGGTGCTGATCCACCATACCGACGCAGACCGCGAGTGGGCCTACGACCGCGAGGCCGGAGCAAGTTCACTGGACAAGGCTCTCGACGAGGCCGCTGCGCGCGGCTGGCCGGTAGTCGACATGGCCAGGGATTGGCGGGTCATCTACCCACCGCAAGCATGATCCGCGGACCCAGGCCGTCGGGTCAGGCGTCGCCTTGAGCTGATGGCCCGTGGCAACGTATCGATTGGTGCACAGAGTCCCGCCCGGCGCTCAACCTACGCCGCGCGGGACTCTGTGTGTTGGTGGGAGGACGCGACCCTGGGCCGTGCGTCAACCAACCTGCCGGGAGGCCGAGCGGCCTTACTGCGACGACGCCTTCCCGAGCGGAAGCGCAAGCGAGAAGACGCTGCCCACGCCGAGCTCACTCTCAACCCAGATTCGGCCACCGTGGGCCTCCGCTACCATCTTGCAGAAGGTCAGCCCCAGGCCTGTGGACATCTTCCGACCGGCCTTGCGCGTCTCCACCTGGCCGAACTTCTCGAAGATGCGCTCAAAGGCTTCCTCCGGGATGCCCTCGCCCGTGTCGCGGACGGCAAAGCACAGGGCGTTGTCCTCAGGGCTATGGCGGACGGCCAGCGTGACACTGCCCTGGGGAGTGAACTTGATCGCGTTGCCCAGCAGGTTGACGAGCGTGCGTCGCAGCTTCTCCTCATCGGCCTGCAGAACCGGCAGAGACTCCGAGATCTCCACTCCCAGCTCCAGCCCCTTCTCCTGGGCCAGCGTCGCAACCTGATTGACGCAGCGCTGAGCAAGTGCAGCCGCGTTCACCTCGCTGCGCTCAAGCTCCATCTGACCGCTCTCCATCTTGTTGATATCGAGCAGATCGTTGATCATCCCCAGCAGCGTATGGCCGCCCTCGATGGATACCGTCAGCAGCTCCTGCTGCAGATCGTCCAGCTCGCCGAGGGTCTCCATCGTCTCCAGGCCGGTGATGATCGAGGTGAGTGGCGTTCGCAGGTCGTGCACGATCATGTGCATCAGGCTGTCTCGGAGCTCCTCCAGCTCGCGCAGTTGCTCGTAGCTTTGCTCGAGTTGCCGGTGGTGCTCGGCGGCCTCGACCTGCAGGCGCCGGAGCTTCAGATGAGCGCCGACGCGTGCTCGGACCTCCTCGAACTGGAAGGGCTTCGTCACGTAGTCCAGGCCTCCCACCTCGAAGGCCTTGACCTTGTCGCTCGTGTCGCTCAGAGCACTGATGAAGATGACGGGGATGTCGCGCAGGTCGTCGTTGTCTTTGAGTCGCTCGCAGACCTCATACCCGTTCATCTCCGGCATCATGATGTCAAGCAAGATGAGGTCCGGCGGCTCACTCTCCGCGGCGCGCAGGGCCAGCTCACCGCTGGGTACCGGACGCACCGTGAAGCCCTGTTCCTTGAGCATCGCTGCCAGGACCTGCAGGTTGGCCGGCGTGTCATCCACGATCAGCAGATTCGGTGCCGGTGCAGCCTCGGTGGCCTCGGCCATGTCGACTACTCCTCTCTTGTGAAGAGCGCGAGCAGAGCATCGTACTGGTAGGACTGGGCTAGTCTCTCCAGAGCGACGGCGAGGGAGGGGTCCTGTGCGGCGACCTCGCCGATCATCTCCAGGAGTTGGTCCAGGTTGGCGTTCACGGTGGCGGTGCGCATACGTACAACAAGCTCAGCCGGTAAGCCCTCCAGATCGGCAGAGGTCGGACCCGCCGACGCCTCTGCGGCAGCCCTTGGTCCTGCGGCTTCGTCCTCATAGAGGTACTCGACACCCAGATGCTCCGCGAGCCGCGAGAAGAGCTCGTCCTCGCGATAGGGCTTGCCGATGATCGCGTTTGCGCCGGCAGCAACCACGCGATCGCGCTCCTCAGCGAAGGCGCTGGCGGTCACGGCGATGATCGGTGTGTGCGCACCCTCCTCCATGTTACGGATCCGCTGAATTGCCTCATAGCCATCCATGACGGGCATGCGCAAGTCCATCATCACCAGGTCGAACCGGGACTTCTCGAAGGCGGCCACTGCCTCTGCACCGTTCGTCGCCTCGAAGGTCTGGAACCCGACGGCCCGCAGCAGTTGCGAGAGCAGCTCGCGGTTCTCCAGCCGGTCATCCGCAACCAGGACCCGAAAGGCCGGCTGTCCGGGCTTCAGACCGATCACTCGCCGTGCCTCAGTCGCAGAGCTGAAGGCGGCCGCCTCACTCTCCTGCAAGGGGAGGTCGAACCGGAAGGTGCTGCCCTTGCCGAGAGTGCTCTCGACGGTGATCTCGCCGCCCATCAGTTGGATGAAACGCTGGCTGATCGCCAGGCCCAGACCGGTGCCGCCGACTCGAGCGCCGCCGGAGCTCTGCTCGAAGTACCCGAAGATGCGGGTGCGCTCCTCCTCGGCGATGCCCATCCCGGTGTCCTCGACCTCGACGACGAGGCGAGGTCCGGAGGCCTCGGTGCGGGCTCCGACTCGCAGGGCGATGCCGCCCCTGTCGGTGAACTTCACGGCATTGCCCAGGAGGTTGATGAGGACCTGGCGCAGCTTGTTCTCGTCGGTCACCACGTAGCGTGGCACCCCGGGCGCCACCTCAACCGCCAGCCTCAACTGCTTGGCCTCCGCCCGCACCTGAAGCATCATCCCCAGGTCCTCCACCAGGGCGTGTAGGTCGAAGGGCGCCGGGTTCAGTGTGGTGCGCCCGGCCTCGATCTTGGACATCTCAAGGACATCGTTGATAAGCGACAGGAGATGCTCGCCGCTGCGACTGATGGTCTCGAGGCGCTGCCGCTGCTCGCCGCTAAGTGACGGGTCGCGCAGCCCCAGTTGCGTGAAGCCGAGGATGGCATTCATGGGTGTCCGGATCTCGTGGGACATGTTGGCAAGGAAGGTGCCCTTGGCCCGGCTGGCCTGGTCGGCCGCCTCCTTGGCCTGGGCCAGATCCTCCTCGAAGCGCTTGCGCTCCGTGATGTCACGGATGCACTCGATGGCGCCTGCGATGCCGCCGTCCGCTCCGTATAGTGGGGCCGCGGTGGCGGAGAGAAACACCTCATGGCCTGCGAGCGCGGGGACGTAGGTCTCGCCCTGGAGCACGCCACCCAGGCGCTGCAGACCGGCGTACTCGCCCTCGAACTCTGCGCTCGGATGCAGGACGAAATCCGCGAGGATGGGCCTGCGCTCGCCATAGAAAGGTAGCGCATACTCGTAGTCGCCCTTCCCGAGGATCTCCGCGGCGGTGACACCGGTCATGGCCTCCATCGCGCGATTCCACGCGGTCACACGACCCTCGCGGTCGATGACCAGGGTCGGGTCGGGCAGGAAGTCGAAGACGTCACGCAGCAACCGTTCCGTGGCCCGCCGCTCCGCTTCCAGTTTCCGCTCCTGGGATATGTCTTCCAGCGTGCCTTCGAGGAAGCGCGGTTCGCCCGCCTCGTCCTGTACCAGTCGGGCGTGGAGGCGCACCGGGTAGACCTCACCGTTGGCTCGTCGGAAGTCCACCTCAAAGCCCGACACCGGACCCCTCAAGACAGCACACAGTAACCGGCGTCGATCGTGCGCAGTGGCGTAGAGGTTCTCGAGGCCGATGGCGTTGGCCTGTTCTAGGCTGTCTACCCCGAGAGAGCGAAGCAGTGCCGGATTGGCCTCGCTGATGAGGCCGCCGCGCTCCGTTCGAAAGATGCCGATGGGTGCGTTCTTGACGAACTCCCGAAAGCGACTCTCGGAGGCAGCCAGGGCCTCCTCCGCTCGCTTGCGGTCCGTCAGGTCCGTGATGATCTCGACCGCGCCGATGTAGTTGCCGTCGGCATCGTGAAGCGCCCGGGCACATCCCAGCAGGTAGCCTTCCCGTCCGCCGAGGGGCAGGTACGTCTCGCCGATCAGCACAGATCCCTCGCGGTGTACGCTGGCGTACTTGGTCGCAAGTTCCTCGAGTGGCCGCTGGACGAGGTCGATCAGGATCGGGCGGCGCTCGCCGTAGAAGGGGAGCGCGTACTCGTAGTTGCCCTTGCCCAGCATCTCCTCGGCCTTGCACCCCGTCATCCGCTCGAGGGCCCTGTTCCAGGCCGTCACGACGCCGTCACGATCGATGACCAGGCACGCGTCGGGCAGCAGCTCAATCAGGTCGAGAAGGCGACGCTCCGACTCGGCCAGGGCCTGGACGGCACGACTGACCTCGGTGGCATCCACGCCCACTGCAAGGCTGCCGGTGGTGTTTCCCGCGGCGTCGGTGAGGTTCGCGGTGTGCCACGACAGCGTCCGATGCTCGCCGCTCTTGCTACGGAGAACCGTCTCGAAGTGCTCGAGGCCCTCCCTGGTCTGGGCGGCCTCCCTGGCCCGATCAAACACCTCGTGCCGGTAGTGCATGTCCGGGAAGAGCCGGCGCCAGACGCCACCACGGCCGAGAACCTCGTCACGTGAGTAGCCCGAGAGGCGTTCAGCGCCGCGGTTCCAGAAGGTCACCTTGCCCCGGGCATCCAGCGCATCGATCCAGACCATCGGGGTGTCGAGCATCTCGCGCTGAAACTGCATCAGTGCGGCGGTCTGCTCATCTGCCCGCTTGTGGCGCATCATGGCGGCCAGCGCCTCGGCCACCATCCGCAGGAAGCTCTCATCAAGGGCGTTCCGCTGGTATCCCGGCGCGACGAATAGGCACGCAACGCCGAGGAGGTTGTCGCCCAGCAGAATCGGCACACAGTAGTGCTGCAGCCCGCTTACCTCCTCGGGCACGGCGACGCGCTGGGGCTCGGAACCGTCGGCGAAGAGCAACTGGCGGGTCACGGCGGCTTGCCCGCAGACGCACTCCCCGAAGGGCACGCGGGCGCAAGCCTCGATCATGGCACCGGGCAGGTCGCGCTGCGCCCGCATGACCAACTCGCTCGTGTCCTCGTCTACCTCAAGGATGCAGCCGCGCCCGGGGTCTGACAGCCAGGACAGGCCCAGGACAAGGTCCAGCGCCTCCGTGAGCATCTCGGTCAGGGGGAGTTCGGTCAGGATGAGGTGCAGCAGGGCGCCGAGCACCTGCTGGTACTCGCGGCTGCGCTGCAGTTCGTCACGGACCTGCTGTCCGGCGTCCATGGTGTCCTTCCCCGGAGCGACATCCTCCGATAGCGCACTGTGCCCCTTAGCCTTCTCCTCGTGCCTTGCCGTTGCCCTGGACCTTACGAGGGAACGGGCCCGACGGCGTCCGGCGACGCGAACAGCCTGCCCAGGCCTCGCACCTTGAAGGCCAGGAGCACAAGCAGGAGGCCGAACAGCACGGCATACAGGGCGATCACCCACAGCAGGGCGATTGCGCTTGCGCTGGGCTGAGCCATGAGGATCGCGCCGAACAGCACAGAAACCACGCCGGCAACGATGAGGCGCCACTCACCGGTGGTCTCCTTGCGCAGCGCGATCGCGACGACGACCTTCAGGAAGCCGGTGAGAATCGCCCAGGCTGCGATGCAGAACAGGATCGCGAGGCCCATGGCGGCCGGCGCTGCAAAGGCCAGGATGCCGACAAGGACACCCAACAGCCCCTCGATGAGCAGCAACCACCAGTTATCATCCTGTCTGCGTCCGGCCAGGGCGATCGCGATACTGAGAAGGCCGTCGGCCAGGGCGTAGGCGCCGAAGAGCAGAACCAGCGCCGCGAGAGAGATCCCTGGTTGCAGCCATGCGAGCACACCGAACGCGATCGCGACGAGGCCACGCAGCAGCAACACCCACCAGTTCCGGCACAGAACGGCAGCCAGTCGATGCTCCACTTCCGATCCTCTCCCTTCGGTTGGTGTCTGGGGCCGGCTACGGCTCTGGAGACGCTTTCCCGACAGTTGCACGGGCGCAGTCGCGGGAGGTCGGGCATCGCCAGAGCTAGAGAGAGTCCTCAGGCAGTGCCCTGGTGAGTGCGTCGAGGAGTTGCTCTTCGGTGAAGGGCTTTCTCAGGAAGGCGTAAGCTCCACGCCGCAGCCCGATCTCCTCAGGCTCTGTTCCCTCGTGCGCCGTGATGAGCACAATGGGGACCCGGCGTCCGCTGTCAATCAGGACCTGCTGCAGCTCAAGTCCGGTCATCTCCGGCATCTGCACATCGACGACCAGGCACGACGGCTCGGTACCGCTCTCGGCCAGGAAGTCGAGGGCCGAGCCGTACGTGATCGCCTCCAGACCCATCGAGCGGAGGAGGCGCTCGAGCGCTACACGGACGTCCGGGTCGTCATCGATGACTGCGACCAAAGGTGGAACCACCAGGCTGTCCCCTCCGTCCGACCCGGTTGCAGCGCTGACGTGGTCGCCGTCCGGAACGCCTCTCCACCACGGCAGGCCAAGGAACCATACTAATGATAGGCCCACTCGGCTGCCGGTGCATATGGGACGTTAGGGCAATGGGCAGGCTGGAAGGGTATGGGGCCGCTGAGGGGAGAGTGCGGCGTTTACCCCGCCGGTTCGAAGAGAGGCATGCGCAGCTCGAAGCGTGCGCCGCCTCCCTCGCGGGGAAGGGCATGAAGGCTGCCGCCGTGGGTGATGGCAATCCAGCGGGAGATGGGAAGGCCCAGGCCGACGCCGCCTACCTTGGTGGTCATGAAAGCGTCGAAGACACTCTCGGGGCGATCCTGGGGCAAGCCGTGGCCGGTGTCCTCGACGATCAGAACCGCGGCTTTGTCCTCCCTGCAGCAACTGACGGTCACCTGTCGCGAGGCGGTTGGCTGAGCCTCGACGGCGTCGAAGGCGTTCATGACCAGGTTCAGGACAACCTGCTGGAGCTGCACACGGTCTCCCGCGACCGTAGGGTGGCAGTTAGCCTGGAGGATGCGGAAGTCAACTCGGCGCCTTACGGCTTCGGTGGTGAGAACGTGGGTCACCTCGCCCACCGCGGCACAGAGGTCGACCCGCTCAGTTCGGGGCTCACTTCGGCGCAGATGGTCGCGCATGTGGGCGATGATGGCGCCGGCGCGCAGCGCCTCATCGGTGATGTCTGCGACGATCTCCTGGAGCTCCTGCAGGTCGGGCTTGGCGCCGGCAAGAAAGTGTGCGGCGGCCCGTGCGTTGCTGGCGATGGCGGTGAGAGGCTGGTTAAGCTGGTGGGCGAAGGCGGCGGCCAGTTCCCCGGTGGTCATCACGCGCGCAACGTGGGCGAGACGATCATGCAGTTCGCGGGCAGCAGCATCGCTCTGCTGGCGCTCGATGGCCTTGCCGATGAGGTCTGCCACCACGCTCACGCGGCGGATCAGGGCCTCGGGCCATTCCCTGCTCCGGCCAATCGTCTCGAAGCCGAGCGCGTGGCTCACCTTGCCGTCTACTCTGATGGGGATGCTCAGCTGCGCCCCGACCTTGTAACGCTCAAACCAACGCCGTTCGGTGACGGCCTCCGCAGGCAGATCCTTCTCGCCCCTTGTGATCGCGATGATCTCGCCCCTCAACAGCCGACTCGCATGCCAGTGAGCTCGATGGTCCGGCGCGGTGTCCTCCACCAGCGGTGCCAGTTCGGGCCGCACAGCGAAGAGGTGCTCGAAGACAAGGGTGCACCCCACCGGGTCAACACGGCAGAAGAGGGCCCGGTCACACTGGAGCAACCCGGCCATTCCCTCCAGAAGGCTCCTGATCGCCAC from Armatimonadia bacterium encodes the following:
- a CDS encoding response regulator — encoded protein: MVPPLVAVIDDDPDVRVALERLLRSMGLEAITYGSALDFLAESGTEPSCLVVDVQMPEMTGLELQQVLIDSGRRVPIVLITAHEGTEPEEIGLRRGAYAFLRKPFTEEQLLDALTRALPEDSL
- a CDS encoding PAS domain S-box protein; the protein is MDAGQQVRDELQRSREYQQVLGALLHLILTELPLTEMLTEALDLVLGLSWLSDPGRGCILEVDEDTSELVMRAQRDLPGAMIEACARVPFGECVCGQAAVTRQLLFADGSEPQRVAVPEEVSGLQHYCVPILLGDNLLGVACLFVAPGYQRNALDESFLRMVAEALAAMMRHKRADEQTAALMQFQREMLDTPMVWIDALDARGKVTFWNRGAERLSGYSRDEVLGRGGVWRRLFPDMHYRHEVFDRAREAAQTREGLEHFETVLRSKSGEHRTLSWHTANLTDAAGNTTGSLAVGVDATEVSRAVQALAESERRLLDLIELLPDACLVIDRDGVVTAWNRALERMTGCKAEEMLGKGNYEYALPFYGERRPILIDLVQRPLEELATKYASVHREGSVLIGETYLPLGGREGYLLGCARALHDADGNYIGAVEIITDLTDRKRAEEALAASESRFREFVKNAPIGIFRTERGGLISEANPALLRSLGVDSLEQANAIGLENLYATAHDRRRLLCAVLRGPVSGFEVDFRRANGEVYPVRLHARLVQDEAGEPRFLEGTLEDISQERKLEAERRATERLLRDVFDFLPDPTLVIDREGRVTAWNRAMEAMTGVTAAEILGKGDYEYALPFYGERRPILADFVLHPSAEFEGEYAGLQRLGGVLQGETYVPALAGHEVFLSATAAPLYGADGGIAGAIECIRDITERKRFEEDLAQAKEAADQASRAKGTFLANMSHEIRTPMNAILGFTQLGLRDPSLSGEQRQRLETISRSGEHLLSLINDVLEMSKIEAGRTTLNPAPFDLHALVEDLGMMLQVRAEAKQLRLAVEVAPGVPRYVVTDENKLRQVLINLLGNAVKFTDRGGIALRVGARTEASGPRLVVEVEDTGMGIAEEERTRIFGYFEQSSGGARVGGTGLGLAISQRFIQLMGGEITVESTLGKGSTFRFDLPLQESEAAAFSSATEARRVIGLKPGQPAFRVLVADDRLENRELLSQLLRAVGFQTFEATNGAEAVAAFEKSRFDLVMMDLRMPVMDGYEAIQRIRNMEEGAHTPIIAVTASAFAEERDRVVAAGANAIIGKPYREDELFSRLAEHLGVEYLYEDEAAGPRAAAEASAGPTSADLEGLPAELVVRMRTATVNANLDQLLEMIGEVAAQDPSLAVALERLAQSYQYDALLALFTREE
- a CDS encoding HdeD family acid-resistance protein; protein product: MEHRLAAVLCRNWWVLLLRGLVAIAFGVLAWLQPGISLAALVLLFGAYALADGLLSIAIALAGRRQDDNWWLLLIEGLLGVLVGILAFAAPAAMGLAILFCIAAWAILTGFLKVVVAIALRKETTGEWRLIVAGVVSVLFGAILMAQPSASAIALLWVIALYAVLFGLLLVLLAFKVRGLGRLFASPDAVGPVPS
- a CDS encoding ATP-binding protein produces the protein MISDPMPADQLTEALTRSFSSCRKLIGATAGCLALCTKHASEGLLLFAESGDPPSLLSPGVPMSIDGLPAEACERTQALFCNHPDQNGASAWLPDRNTSLENVLWAPLVVNSSVLGVLGLGNKPGGFDCHDAELAQAYADVTALAVLCSERAKCASDRGKDSEALVERLRFEEVVTEIATAFASTSAGELEVAIRSLLEGMAGLLQCDRALFCRVDPVGCTLVFEHLFAVRPELAPLVEDTAPDHRAHWHASRLLRGEIIAITRGEKDLPAEAVTERRWFERYKVGAQLSIPIRVDGKVSHALGFETIGRSREWPEALIRRVSVVADLIGKAIERQQSDAAARELHDRLAHVARVMTTGELAAAFAHQLNQPLTAIASNARAAAHFLAGAKPDLQELQEIVADITDEALRAGAIIAHMRDHLRRSEPRTERVDLCAAVGEVTHVLTTEAVRRRVDFRILQANCHPTVAGDRVQLQQVVLNLVMNAFDAVEAQPTASRQVTVSCCREDKAAVLIVEDTGHGLPQDRPESVFDAFMTTKVGGVGLGLPISRWIAITHGGSLHALPREGGGARFELRMPLFEPAG
- a CDS encoding hybrid sensor histidine kinase/response regulator; amino-acid sequence: MAEATEAAPAPNLLIVDDTPANLQVLAAMLKEQGFTVRPVPSGELALRAAESEPPDLILLDIMMPEMNGYEVCERLKDNDDLRDIPVIFISALSDTSDKVKAFEVGGLDYVTKPFQFEEVRARVGAHLKLRRLQVEAAEHHRQLEQSYEQLRELEELRDSLMHMIVHDLRTPLTSIITGLETMETLGELDDLQQELLTVSIEGGHTLLGMINDLLDINKMESGQMELERSEVNAAALAQRCVNQVATLAQEKGLELGVEISESLPVLQADEEKLRRTLVNLLGNAIKFTPQGSVTLAVRHSPEDNALCFAVRDTGEGIPEEAFERIFEKFGQVETRKAGRKMSTGLGLTFCKMVAEAHGGRIWVESELGVGSVFSLALPLGKASSQ